One region of Anoplopoma fimbria isolate UVic2021 breed Golden Eagle Sablefish chromosome 10, Afim_UVic_2022, whole genome shotgun sequence genomic DNA includes:
- the brd2a gene encoding bromodomain-containing protein 2a isoform X1: MDMAVNPLLDSSLLGVEVGIMGVTTMDQSSGTAGKRIRKPSLLYEGFESPGMPPLSHMAPSGPPQPPVRDPSRQGRMTNQLQFLQKVLLKSLWRHHFAWPFQEPVDAAKLNLPDYHKIIKNPMDMGSIKKRLENNYYRSASECMQDFNTMFTNCYIYNKPTDDIVLMAQSLEKAFLQKVAQMPQEELELAPPPPRSKQAKPGKKGKVSGGVTTAHQVPAVSQSAYSPPTPETPDSILSTPPQSHVTKSLPPILTTEQSIPTITSLPPTQPTAKKKGVKRKADTTTPTTVAMPIMSTMGVSGISLGMGGGHDSPLTLTSLGMDHNSTLGINQGLSLSQGMGMGMGMGMGMGMGMGIGMGCGTVMMGTKAAGGRRGVSGRAIKPPKKDLPDSMVAQPVRRSKLSPQLRYCNGVLKELLSKKHAAYAWPFYKPVDASLLGLHDYHDIIKQPMDLSTIKRKMDGREYRDAQQFSADVRLMFSNCYKYNPPDHDVVGMARKLQDVFEFCFAKMPDEPPAPPSSSSSSSSSSSSSESELSSESEESESSPSSDSEEERANRLAELQEQLKAVHEQLTALSQGPIVKPKKKKEKKDKKKKKKVEKEKHRKMEEEVTPIRPPKTPKITKTPKPKSNRGATGPVVPVKKAPSKKNNKSKNKKGGMTISMAQPVHDPIVSHYDSDEEEETAPMSYDEKRQLSLDINKLPGEKLGRVVYIIQSREPSLRDTNPEEIEIDFETLKPSTLRELERYVMTCLRKKPRKPYASKNNIAGKSREELALEKQMELERRLMDVSGQLNSGKKPAKTKPEKPATEQHTQPSRLSASSSSSDSSSSSSSSSSSDTSDSDSG, from the exons ATGGATATGGCTGTTAACCCGCTCCTTGACAG CTCCCTTCTCGGGGTTGAGGTTGGCATTATGGGAGTCACAACGATGGACCAGAGTTCTGGCACAGCTGGAAAACGCATCAGAAAACCTTCACTGCTCTATGAGGGCTTTGAGAGTCCTGGGATGCCCCCCCTCAGTCATATGGCCCCTTCGGGACCCCCACAGCCCCCGGTGAGAGACCCCAGCCGACAGGGGAGAATGACCAACCAACTTCAGTTCCTACAGAAAGTCCTGCTCAAGTCTTTGTGGAGGCACCACTTTGCCTGGCCCTTCCAGGAACCTGTTGATGCCGCCAAGCTCAACCTGCCT GACTATCATAAGATCATCAAAAATCCCATGGACATGGGCTCTATTAAGAAGAGACTAGAAAATAACTACTACCGCAGTGCCAGTGAATGCATGCAGGATTTCAACACCATGTTTACCAATTGCTACATATATAACAAG CCTACAGATGACATAGTACTGATGGCTCAGTCTCTGGAGAAGGCTTTCCTGCAGAAAGTGGCTCAGATGCCCCAGGAGGAACTAGAGCTGGCTCCTCCCCCTCCGCGGAGCAAACAAGCAAAAcctggaaaaaaaggcaaag TCAGCGGAGGAGTGACAACAGCTCATCAGGTCCCCGCTGTATCCCAGTCAGCGTACTCACCCCCCACGCCAGAAACACCCGACTCCATCCTTTCTACACCCCCACAGTCACACGTGACCAAGAGCCTGCCCCCCATTCTAACAACTGAACAAAGCATACCTACCATTACTAGTCTGCCTCCCACACAGCCCACCGCTAAG AAAAAAGGTGTGAAGAGGAAAGCAGACACAACCACCCCAACCACTGTAGCCATGCCCATCATGAGCACCATGGGGGTCAGCGGCATCAGCCTGGGGATGGGCGGCGGGCATGACTCCCCGCTCACCCTCACTTCTCTCGGAATGGACCACAACTCCACGCTGGGGATTAACCAAGGCCTTAGCCTCAGCCAGGGCATGGGTATGGGTATGGGCATGGGCATGGGTATGGGCATGGGCATGGGCATAGGTATGGGTTGTGGAACAGTTATGATGGGTACCAAAGCAGCGGGGGGCAGGAGAGGAGTGAGTGGCCGAGCAATCAAACCCCCCAAGAAGGATTTACCAGATTCCATGGTGGCACAGCCGGTGCGCCGCAGCAAGCTGAGCCCCCAGCTTCGCTACTGCAATGGAGTCCTGAAGGAACTGCTTTCAAAGAAGCATGCAGCATACGCCTGGCCGTTCTACAAGCCAGTCGATGCCTCGTTGCTCGGTCTTCACGACTACCACGACATCATTAAGCAGCCCATGGACCTCAGCACCATCAAG CGTAAGATGGATGGCAGAGAGTATCGGGATGCCCAGCAGTTCTCTGCTGATGTGAGACTGATGTTCTCAAACTGCTACAAGTACAACCCCCCTGATCATGATGTGGTGGGCATGGCCAGAAAACTGCAG GATGTCTTTGAGTTCTGCTTTGCTAAGATGCCAGACGAGCCTCCAGCACCCCCTAGCTCCTCatcttcctcgtcttcctcttcatcgtcATCCGAGAGTGAGCTCAGCAGTGAAAGTGAGGAGAGTGAGAGCAGCCCCAGCTCTgactctgaggaggagagggcaaACCGGCTGGCAGAGCTGCAGGAACAG CTCAAAGCTGTACATGAGCAGCTCACTGCACTCTCACAGGGCCCCATCGTCAAAcccaagaaaaagaaagagaagaaggacaagaaaaagaagaaaaaggtagaaaaagagaagcatcggaagatggaggaagaggtgaCACCTATTAGACCGCCCAAGACCCCCAAGATCACCAAGACTCCAAAACCCAAGAGCAACAGAGGAGCGACTGGTCCAGTAGTGCCGGTCAAGAAGGCTCcaagcaagaaaaacaacaagagcaA AAACAAAAAGGGCGGCATGACGATAAGCATGGCTCAGCCGGTCCACGACCCCATAGTGAGTCATTACGACtcggatgaagaggaggagacggcgCCCATGTCGTACGATGAGAAGAGACAGCTCAGCCTGGACATCAACAAGCTTCCTGGTGAGAAGCTGGGCCGCGTTGTTTACATCATCCAGTCCCGCGAGCCCTCGCTCCGAGACACCAACCCAGAGGAGATCGAGATTGACTTTGAAACCCTGAAGCCATCGACACTGCGGGAGCTGGAGAGATATGTCATGACTTGTCTGAGGAAGAAGCCTCGTAAGCCATATG CAAGTAAAAACAATATTGCTGGCAAATCTCGGGAGGAGCTCGCTCTGGAGAAACAAATGGAGCTGGAGAGACGGCTGATGGACGTCAGTGGTCAGCTCAACTCTGGGAAGAAGCCCGCTAAGACCAAAC cagAGAAACCAGCAACTGAGCAGCACACCCAGCCGTCACGTCTCAGCGCCAGTAGCTCCTCCTCGGATTCCTCCTCatcgtcttcttcctcctcatcctcagacACAAGCGACTCAGACTCAGGCTGA
- the brd2a gene encoding bromodomain-containing protein 2a isoform X3, protein MGVTTMDQSSGTAGKRIRKPSLLYEGFESPGMPPLSHMAPSGPPQPPVRDPSRQGRMTNQLQFLQKVLLKSLWRHHFAWPFQEPVDAAKLNLPDYHKIIKNPMDMGSIKKRLENNYYRSASECMQDFNTMFTNCYIYNKPTDDIVLMAQSLEKAFLQKVAQMPQEELELAPPPPRSKQAKPGKKGKVSGGVTTAHQVPAVSQSAYSPPTPETPDSILSTPPQSHVTKSLPPILTTEQSIPTITSLPPTQPTAKKKGVKRKADTTTPTTVAMPIMSTMGVSGISLGMGGGHDSPLTLTSLGMDHNSTLGINQGLSLSQGMGMGMGMGMGMGMGMGIGMGCGTVMMGTKAAGGRRGVSGRAIKPPKKDLPDSMVAQPVRRSKLSPQLRYCNGVLKELLSKKHAAYAWPFYKPVDASLLGLHDYHDIIKQPMDLSTIKRKMDGREYRDAQQFSADVRLMFSNCYKYNPPDHDVVGMARKLQDVFEFCFAKMPDEPPAPPSSSSSSSSSSSSSESELSSESEESESSPSSDSEEERANRLAELQEQLKAVHEQLTALSQGPIVKPKKKKEKKDKKKKKKVEKEKHRKMEEEVTPIRPPKTPKITKTPKPKSNRGATGPVVPVKKAPSKKNNKSKNKKGGMTISMAQPVHDPIVSHYDSDEEEETAPMSYDEKRQLSLDINKLPGEKLGRVVYIIQSREPSLRDTNPEEIEIDFETLKPSTLRELERYVMTCLRKKPRKPYASKNNIAGKSREELALEKQMELERRLMDVSGQLNSGKKPAKTKPEKPATEQHTQPSRLSASSSSSDSSSSSSSSSSSDTSDSDSG, encoded by the exons ATGGGAGTCACAACGATGGACCAGAGTTCTGGCACAGCTGGAAAACGCATCAGAAAACCTTCACTGCTCTATGAGGGCTTTGAGAGTCCTGGGATGCCCCCCCTCAGTCATATGGCCCCTTCGGGACCCCCACAGCCCCCGGTGAGAGACCCCAGCCGACAGGGGAGAATGACCAACCAACTTCAGTTCCTACAGAAAGTCCTGCTCAAGTCTTTGTGGAGGCACCACTTTGCCTGGCCCTTCCAGGAACCTGTTGATGCCGCCAAGCTCAACCTGCCT GACTATCATAAGATCATCAAAAATCCCATGGACATGGGCTCTATTAAGAAGAGACTAGAAAATAACTACTACCGCAGTGCCAGTGAATGCATGCAGGATTTCAACACCATGTTTACCAATTGCTACATATATAACAAG CCTACAGATGACATAGTACTGATGGCTCAGTCTCTGGAGAAGGCTTTCCTGCAGAAAGTGGCTCAGATGCCCCAGGAGGAACTAGAGCTGGCTCCTCCCCCTCCGCGGAGCAAACAAGCAAAAcctggaaaaaaaggcaaag TCAGCGGAGGAGTGACAACAGCTCATCAGGTCCCCGCTGTATCCCAGTCAGCGTACTCACCCCCCACGCCAGAAACACCCGACTCCATCCTTTCTACACCCCCACAGTCACACGTGACCAAGAGCCTGCCCCCCATTCTAACAACTGAACAAAGCATACCTACCATTACTAGTCTGCCTCCCACACAGCCCACCGCTAAG AAAAAAGGTGTGAAGAGGAAAGCAGACACAACCACCCCAACCACTGTAGCCATGCCCATCATGAGCACCATGGGGGTCAGCGGCATCAGCCTGGGGATGGGCGGCGGGCATGACTCCCCGCTCACCCTCACTTCTCTCGGAATGGACCACAACTCCACGCTGGGGATTAACCAAGGCCTTAGCCTCAGCCAGGGCATGGGTATGGGTATGGGCATGGGCATGGGTATGGGCATGGGCATGGGCATAGGTATGGGTTGTGGAACAGTTATGATGGGTACCAAAGCAGCGGGGGGCAGGAGAGGAGTGAGTGGCCGAGCAATCAAACCCCCCAAGAAGGATTTACCAGATTCCATGGTGGCACAGCCGGTGCGCCGCAGCAAGCTGAGCCCCCAGCTTCGCTACTGCAATGGAGTCCTGAAGGAACTGCTTTCAAAGAAGCATGCAGCATACGCCTGGCCGTTCTACAAGCCAGTCGATGCCTCGTTGCTCGGTCTTCACGACTACCACGACATCATTAAGCAGCCCATGGACCTCAGCACCATCAAG CGTAAGATGGATGGCAGAGAGTATCGGGATGCCCAGCAGTTCTCTGCTGATGTGAGACTGATGTTCTCAAACTGCTACAAGTACAACCCCCCTGATCATGATGTGGTGGGCATGGCCAGAAAACTGCAG GATGTCTTTGAGTTCTGCTTTGCTAAGATGCCAGACGAGCCTCCAGCACCCCCTAGCTCCTCatcttcctcgtcttcctcttcatcgtcATCCGAGAGTGAGCTCAGCAGTGAAAGTGAGGAGAGTGAGAGCAGCCCCAGCTCTgactctgaggaggagagggcaaACCGGCTGGCAGAGCTGCAGGAACAG CTCAAAGCTGTACATGAGCAGCTCACTGCACTCTCACAGGGCCCCATCGTCAAAcccaagaaaaagaaagagaagaaggacaagaaaaagaagaaaaaggtagaaaaagagaagcatcggaagatggaggaagaggtgaCACCTATTAGACCGCCCAAGACCCCCAAGATCACCAAGACTCCAAAACCCAAGAGCAACAGAGGAGCGACTGGTCCAGTAGTGCCGGTCAAGAAGGCTCcaagcaagaaaaacaacaagagcaA AAACAAAAAGGGCGGCATGACGATAAGCATGGCTCAGCCGGTCCACGACCCCATAGTGAGTCATTACGACtcggatgaagaggaggagacggcgCCCATGTCGTACGATGAGAAGAGACAGCTCAGCCTGGACATCAACAAGCTTCCTGGTGAGAAGCTGGGCCGCGTTGTTTACATCATCCAGTCCCGCGAGCCCTCGCTCCGAGACACCAACCCAGAGGAGATCGAGATTGACTTTGAAACCCTGAAGCCATCGACACTGCGGGAGCTGGAGAGATATGTCATGACTTGTCTGAGGAAGAAGCCTCGTAAGCCATATG CAAGTAAAAACAATATTGCTGGCAAATCTCGGGAGGAGCTCGCTCTGGAGAAACAAATGGAGCTGGAGAGACGGCTGATGGACGTCAGTGGTCAGCTCAACTCTGGGAAGAAGCCCGCTAAGACCAAAC cagAGAAACCAGCAACTGAGCAGCACACCCAGCCGTCACGTCTCAGCGCCAGTAGCTCCTCCTCGGATTCCTCCTCatcgtcttcttcctcctcatcctcagacACAAGCGACTCAGACTCAGGCTGA
- the brd2a gene encoding bromodomain-containing protein 2a isoform X2, with protein MDMAVNPLLDSSLLGVEVGIMGVTTMDQSSGTAGKRIRKPSLLYEGFESPGMPPLSHMAPSGPPQPPVRDPSRQGRMTNQLQFLQKVLLKSLWRHHFAWPFQEPVDAAKLNLPDYHKIIKNPMDMGSIKKRLENNYYRSASECMQDFNTMFTNCYIYNKPTDDIVLMAQSLEKAFLQKVAQMPQEELELAPPPPRSKQAKPGKKGKVSGGVTTAHQVPAVSQSAYSPPTPETPDSILSTPPQSHVTKSLPPILTTEQSIPTITSLPPTQPTAKKKGVKRKADTTTPTTVAMPIMSTMGVSGISLGMGGGHDSPLTLTSLGMDHNSTLGINQGLSLSQGMGMGMGMGMGMGMGMGIGMGCGTVMMGTKAAGGRRGVSGRAIKPPKKDLPDSMVAQPVRRSKLSPQLRYCNGVLKELLSKKHAAYAWPFYKPVDASLLGLHDYHDIIKQPMDLSTIKRKMDGREYRDAQQFSADVRLMFSNCYKYNPPDHDVVGMARKLQDVFEFCFAKMPDEPPAPPSSSSSSSSSSSSSESELSSESEESESSPSSDSEEERANRLAELQEQLKAVHEQLTALSQGPIVKPKKKKEKKDKKKKKKVEKEKHRKMEEEVTPIRPPKTPKITKTPKPKSNRGATGPVVPVKKAPSKKNNKSKNKKGGMTISMAQPVHDPIVSHYDSDEEEETAPMSYDEKRQLSLDINKLPGEKLGRVVYIIQSREPSLRDTNPEEIEIDFETLKPSTLRELERYVMTCLRKKPRKPYASKNNIAGKSREELALEKQMELERRLMDVSGQLNSGKKPAKTKQKPATEQHTQPSRLSASSSSSDSSSSSSSSSSSDTSDSDSG; from the exons ATGGATATGGCTGTTAACCCGCTCCTTGACAG CTCCCTTCTCGGGGTTGAGGTTGGCATTATGGGAGTCACAACGATGGACCAGAGTTCTGGCACAGCTGGAAAACGCATCAGAAAACCTTCACTGCTCTATGAGGGCTTTGAGAGTCCTGGGATGCCCCCCCTCAGTCATATGGCCCCTTCGGGACCCCCACAGCCCCCGGTGAGAGACCCCAGCCGACAGGGGAGAATGACCAACCAACTTCAGTTCCTACAGAAAGTCCTGCTCAAGTCTTTGTGGAGGCACCACTTTGCCTGGCCCTTCCAGGAACCTGTTGATGCCGCCAAGCTCAACCTGCCT GACTATCATAAGATCATCAAAAATCCCATGGACATGGGCTCTATTAAGAAGAGACTAGAAAATAACTACTACCGCAGTGCCAGTGAATGCATGCAGGATTTCAACACCATGTTTACCAATTGCTACATATATAACAAG CCTACAGATGACATAGTACTGATGGCTCAGTCTCTGGAGAAGGCTTTCCTGCAGAAAGTGGCTCAGATGCCCCAGGAGGAACTAGAGCTGGCTCCTCCCCCTCCGCGGAGCAAACAAGCAAAAcctggaaaaaaaggcaaag TCAGCGGAGGAGTGACAACAGCTCATCAGGTCCCCGCTGTATCCCAGTCAGCGTACTCACCCCCCACGCCAGAAACACCCGACTCCATCCTTTCTACACCCCCACAGTCACACGTGACCAAGAGCCTGCCCCCCATTCTAACAACTGAACAAAGCATACCTACCATTACTAGTCTGCCTCCCACACAGCCCACCGCTAAG AAAAAAGGTGTGAAGAGGAAAGCAGACACAACCACCCCAACCACTGTAGCCATGCCCATCATGAGCACCATGGGGGTCAGCGGCATCAGCCTGGGGATGGGCGGCGGGCATGACTCCCCGCTCACCCTCACTTCTCTCGGAATGGACCACAACTCCACGCTGGGGATTAACCAAGGCCTTAGCCTCAGCCAGGGCATGGGTATGGGTATGGGCATGGGCATGGGTATGGGCATGGGCATGGGCATAGGTATGGGTTGTGGAACAGTTATGATGGGTACCAAAGCAGCGGGGGGCAGGAGAGGAGTGAGTGGCCGAGCAATCAAACCCCCCAAGAAGGATTTACCAGATTCCATGGTGGCACAGCCGGTGCGCCGCAGCAAGCTGAGCCCCCAGCTTCGCTACTGCAATGGAGTCCTGAAGGAACTGCTTTCAAAGAAGCATGCAGCATACGCCTGGCCGTTCTACAAGCCAGTCGATGCCTCGTTGCTCGGTCTTCACGACTACCACGACATCATTAAGCAGCCCATGGACCTCAGCACCATCAAG CGTAAGATGGATGGCAGAGAGTATCGGGATGCCCAGCAGTTCTCTGCTGATGTGAGACTGATGTTCTCAAACTGCTACAAGTACAACCCCCCTGATCATGATGTGGTGGGCATGGCCAGAAAACTGCAG GATGTCTTTGAGTTCTGCTTTGCTAAGATGCCAGACGAGCCTCCAGCACCCCCTAGCTCCTCatcttcctcgtcttcctcttcatcgtcATCCGAGAGTGAGCTCAGCAGTGAAAGTGAGGAGAGTGAGAGCAGCCCCAGCTCTgactctgaggaggagagggcaaACCGGCTGGCAGAGCTGCAGGAACAG CTCAAAGCTGTACATGAGCAGCTCACTGCACTCTCACAGGGCCCCATCGTCAAAcccaagaaaaagaaagagaagaaggacaagaaaaagaagaaaaaggtagaaaaagagaagcatcggaagatggaggaagaggtgaCACCTATTAGACCGCCCAAGACCCCCAAGATCACCAAGACTCCAAAACCCAAGAGCAACAGAGGAGCGACTGGTCCAGTAGTGCCGGTCAAGAAGGCTCcaagcaagaaaaacaacaagagcaA AAACAAAAAGGGCGGCATGACGATAAGCATGGCTCAGCCGGTCCACGACCCCATAGTGAGTCATTACGACtcggatgaagaggaggagacggcgCCCATGTCGTACGATGAGAAGAGACAGCTCAGCCTGGACATCAACAAGCTTCCTGGTGAGAAGCTGGGCCGCGTTGTTTACATCATCCAGTCCCGCGAGCCCTCGCTCCGAGACACCAACCCAGAGGAGATCGAGATTGACTTTGAAACCCTGAAGCCATCGACACTGCGGGAGCTGGAGAGATATGTCATGACTTGTCTGAGGAAGAAGCCTCGTAAGCCATATG CAAGTAAAAACAATATTGCTGGCAAATCTCGGGAGGAGCTCGCTCTGGAGAAACAAATGGAGCTGGAGAGACGGCTGATGGACGTCAGTGGTCAGCTCAACTCTGGGAAGAAGCCCGCTAAGACCAAAC AGAAACCAGCAACTGAGCAGCACACCCAGCCGTCACGTCTCAGCGCCAGTAGCTCCTCCTCGGATTCCTCCTCatcgtcttcttcctcctcatcctcagacACAAGCGACTCAGACTCAGGCTGA